The following proteins come from a genomic window of Coriobacteriia bacterium:
- a CDS encoding MerR family transcriptional regulator produces MAYTVGEVAKLAHVSVRTLHHYDELGLLVPSERSEAGYRLYSLEDLEKLQQVMFYKELGFGLEEIGALMADPTFDRREALMTQRILVAEQALRLEALVGLIDKTIASLEGGIKMTKEDMFEVFGDFDPSEYEDEVKDRWGETDAYRESARRAKRYTKEDWKRFKEESEDINNAIAALMDAGVEPDDVRAMDAVERHRLQIDRWFYPCSREMHAQLGKMYIAGPRFTATYEKIRPGMAHYVCDATTANAARKQA; encoded by the coding sequence ATGGCGTACACAGTTGGCGAAGTGGCGAAGCTTGCACACGTGAGCGTGCGAACACTGCACCATTATGACGAACTCGGACTTCTTGTTCCGTCGGAACGCTCTGAAGCCGGCTACCGGCTCTACTCGCTCGAGGATCTGGAGAAGCTCCAGCAGGTCATGTTCTACAAAGAACTTGGATTCGGACTTGAAGAGATCGGAGCCCTCATGGCCGATCCCACGTTCGATCGCCGAGAGGCCCTTATGACCCAACGCATTCTGGTTGCCGAGCAAGCGCTCAGGCTGGAGGCTCTGGTCGGCCTTATCGACAAGACAATCGCGTCTTTGGAAGGTGGCATCAAGATGACGAAGGAAGATATGTTCGAGGTGTTCGGCGACTTCGATCCGTCCGAGTACGAGGACGAGGTCAAGGACCGCTGGGGCGAAACCGACGCGTACAGGGAATCGGCCCGCAGGGCGAAGCGCTACACGAAGGAGGACTGGAAGCGCTTCAAGGAAGAGAGCGAGGACATCAACAACGCGATCGCGGCGTTGATGGACGCAGGCGTCGAACCCGATGATGTAAGAGCAATGGATGCCGTAGAGCGCCATCGGCTTCAGATAGACCGCTGGTTTTACCCATGCTCCCGGGAAATGCACGCACAGCTCGGCAAGATGTACATCGCCGGCCCGCGCTTCACGGCGACGTACGAGAAGATCCGGCCGGGCATGGCGCACTACGTCTGCGACGCGACCACCGCAAATGCGGCTCGCAAACAAGCATGA
- a CDS encoding flavodoxin produces the protein MQAIVVYESLWGNTAAIAQAIAEGLGNGTRALSTTEAFGSAVGDADLIVAGAPVLGFSLPTEQMRENLRVNPGKAPKAPDLSHPSMRSWLDALPEGSGRSAAFETRIWWSPRGSAPTISRGLERAGYFPISKAERFIVEGGYGPLRKGELERARQWGADLAKLMGS, from the coding sequence ATGCAAGCCATAGTCGTATACGAATCGCTGTGGGGGAACACTGCTGCCATAGCTCAAGCCATCGCGGAAGGTCTGGGCAACGGCACGCGCGCCCTCTCGACTACCGAGGCGTTCGGATCGGCGGTGGGCGATGCGGACCTGATAGTGGCCGGAGCGCCCGTGCTCGGTTTCAGTCTACCGACTGAGCAGATGCGCGAGAACCTGCGGGTCAACCCGGGCAAAGCGCCCAAGGCTCCTGATCTGTCACACCCGTCGATGCGGTCGTGGCTCGATGCGCTGCCCGAGGGCAGCGGCCGTTCCGCCGCGTTTGAAACGCGCATCTGGTGGTCGCCTCGCGGTTCGGCGCCGACGATTTCCCGCGGCCTGGAACGGGCGGGGTACTTTCCGATCAGCAAGGCCGAGCGCTTCATCGTTGAGGGAGGCTACGGGCCTTTGCGCAAAGGTGAGCTGGAACGGGCGAGGCAATGGGGCGCCGACCTTGCGAAGTTGATGGGCAGCTAG
- a CDS encoding valine--tRNA ligase: MTELPKAYDPKAVEAAIFASWQKGGYFSAKIVPGVAPYSVVIPPPNVTGSLHMGHALNNTIQDVVVRRQRMTGRPTLWVVGTDHAGIATQNKVEQKLAAEGRSRHDVGREAFIEACWDWRREHGSTIIGQLKAMGCSCDYDNERFTMDPGYAIAVRRVFVDWFEAGLVYRGKRIINWCPRCSTALSDIEVEHEDVDGSLWFIRYPLKEPVGSRDHIVVATTRPETMLGDTCVAVNPDDERYRDLIGATVVLPLVGREIPIVADAYVDPAFGTGAVKVTPAHDPNDFEIGERHGVAKINIMNADATIAAEGGAYAGLDRYEARKRVLDDLEAQGLLVKIDEHMHSVGHCYRCHTVVEPWLSDQWFVDMKPLAAPAIEVVRDGSVTYHPKRWENVYYHWMENIRDWCISRQLWWGHRIPVFYCDACGETVASMDDLATCPVCGAPVRQDEDVLDTWFSSQLWPFATLGWPEETPELGYFYPTNVLSTARDILFLWVARMVMSGLSFPGDIPFADVIIHPTVFNAEGKRMSKSLGTGVDPLDLMEHYGADGMRFGLMLQLTGSQDIKFAEEKLISSRNFANKIWNASRFVSMNLEGYIPGPPVAEKVADRWILSRLADLSARVDEGLDTYEFGETARALYDFFWNEFCDWYIELSKSRLAAGGEHRLAVQRVLVFVLDQALRLLHPMMPFVTDEIWRTLPLPDADRADSLMIAAWPNANALSRFADEGAERSISRLIEVIVGVRAVRARYTIPPKQGLTIAIRTTGDAENQWVESEFGGMASLAGVASFSAGVDVAKPAHSATVIASGMEIYIPLEGLVDFEAEAARLGRDRDKAATELKRLEGKLSNEGFLAKAAPEIVEKDRARAAELTDALMLLEAQLAELA, from the coding sequence ATGACCGAACTCCCCAAGGCATACGATCCCAAGGCCGTTGAAGCCGCAATCTTCGCCTCATGGCAGAAGGGTGGCTACTTCTCGGCGAAGATCGTTCCGGGGGTAGCGCCGTACTCGGTCGTCATCCCGCCGCCCAACGTAACCGGCTCGTTGCACATGGGCCATGCGCTCAACAACACAATCCAAGACGTCGTCGTGCGGCGTCAGCGCATGACGGGCCGGCCGACGCTGTGGGTCGTCGGCACGGACCACGCGGGCATCGCGACACAGAACAAGGTGGAGCAGAAGCTCGCGGCCGAGGGCAGGTCACGCCATGACGTGGGCCGTGAGGCGTTCATCGAAGCGTGTTGGGACTGGCGCCGCGAGCACGGGTCGACCATCATCGGCCAGCTCAAGGCGATGGGGTGCTCGTGCGACTACGACAACGAACGCTTCACGATGGATCCGGGTTATGCGATCGCGGTGCGCAGGGTCTTCGTGGACTGGTTCGAGGCAGGGCTTGTCTATCGCGGCAAGCGCATCATCAACTGGTGCCCACGCTGTTCAACTGCGCTGTCCGACATCGAGGTCGAACATGAGGATGTCGACGGGAGCCTGTGGTTCATTCGCTATCCACTGAAGGAGCCCGTGGGAAGCCGAGACCACATAGTGGTTGCGACCACGCGCCCGGAGACGATGCTCGGTGACACGTGCGTGGCCGTGAACCCGGATGACGAGCGCTACCGCGATCTCATCGGCGCGACTGTGGTGCTCCCGCTTGTCGGGCGCGAGATCCCGATTGTGGCGGACGCCTACGTCGACCCGGCGTTCGGGACGGGTGCGGTCAAGGTCACGCCCGCTCACGACCCCAACGACTTCGAGATCGGCGAGCGGCACGGAGTCGCCAAGATCAACATCATGAACGCCGACGCGACCATCGCGGCCGAGGGCGGCGCCTACGCGGGGCTCGATCGCTACGAGGCGCGCAAGCGGGTGCTGGACGACCTCGAGGCGCAGGGGCTGCTCGTGAAGATCGACGAGCACATGCACTCCGTCGGGCACTGCTACCGCTGTCACACCGTGGTGGAGCCGTGGCTCTCCGACCAGTGGTTCGTCGACATGAAACCTCTTGCGGCGCCGGCCATTGAAGTCGTGCGCGATGGCTCCGTCACCTACCATCCCAAGCGCTGGGAGAACGTCTATTACCACTGGATGGAGAACATCCGCGACTGGTGCATTTCGCGCCAGCTCTGGTGGGGTCACCGCATTCCGGTGTTCTACTGCGACGCGTGCGGCGAGACGGTCGCTTCGATGGACGACCTGGCCACCTGCCCGGTGTGCGGCGCACCGGTTCGCCAGGACGAAGACGTGCTCGACACGTGGTTCTCGTCTCAACTGTGGCCGTTTGCCACGCTCGGCTGGCCCGAAGAGACGCCCGAGCTCGGCTACTTCTACCCGACCAATGTGCTCTCAACCGCTCGCGACATCCTGTTCCTCTGGGTCGCGCGCATGGTGATGAGCGGGCTGTCGTTTCCTGGTGACATTCCTTTCGCCGACGTCATCATCCACCCGACGGTCTTCAACGCCGAGGGCAAGCGCATGAGCAAGTCGCTGGGCACCGGCGTCGATCCGCTCGATCTCATGGAGCATTACGGCGCCGACGGCATGCGTTTCGGCCTGATGCTCCAGCTCACCGGTAGTCAGGACATCAAGTTCGCCGAGGAGAAGCTCATATCGAGTCGCAACTTCGCCAACAAGATCTGGAACGCCAGCCGTTTCGTGTCGATGAACCTTGAGGGCTACATTCCCGGCCCTCCAGTCGCCGAGAAGGTCGCCGACCGCTGGATCCTCTCGCGCCTCGCGGATCTCTCCGCCCGCGTCGATGAGGGCCTCGACACCTACGAGTTCGGCGAGACCGCCCGTGCGCTCTACGACTTCTTCTGGAACGAGTTCTGCGATTGGTACATCGAGCTTTCCAAGTCGCGTCTTGCGGCTGGCGGAGAGCACCGGTTGGCTGTGCAGCGTGTGCTGGTCTTTGTGCTCGATCAGGCACTACGCCTGCTGCACCCGATGATGCCGTTTGTGACCGACGAGATCTGGCGCACGCTGCCTCTGCCGGATGCCGACCGCGCCGATTCGCTCATGATCGCCGCGTGGCCCAACGCCAATGCGCTCTCGCGATTCGCCGACGAAGGCGCTGAGCGCTCGATCAGCCGCCTCATCGAGGTGATCGTAGGTGTGCGCGCAGTGCGCGCGCGCTACACGATCCCACCCAAGCAGGGTCTCACGATCGCGATCAGGACGACCGGGGACGCCGAGAACCAGTGGGTCGAGAGCGAGTTCGGCGGGATGGCATCACTTGCAGGCGTCGCGTCGTTCTCGGCAGGGGTGGATGTTGCGAAGCCCGCGCACTCGGCGACGGTGATTGCGAGCGGGATGGAGATCTACATTCCGCTGGAGGGCCTTGTGGACTTCGAAGCTGAGGCCGCGCGCCTCGGACGCGACCGCGATAAGGCAGCCACAGAGCTCAAACGGCTCGAGGGCAAGCTTTCGAATGAAGGATTCCTTGCGAAAGCCGCGCCGGAGATCGTTGAGAAGGACCGCGCCCGTGCGGCCGAGTTGACCGATGCGCTGATGCTCCTCGAAGCCCAGCTCGCCGAGTTGGCTTAA
- the rpmI gene encoding 50S ribosomal protein L35 has translation MPKMKTHKGTAKRFRVTGTGKIVRGKAFKSHILEKKSPKRKRGFRQETIVSQADTNVIKKGLGIG, from the coding sequence ATGCCGAAAATGAAGACCCACAAAGGGACCGCCAAGCGGTTCCGGGTGACCGGTACCGGGAAGATCGTTCGGGGCAAGGCATTCAAGAGCCACATCCTCGAGAAGAAGTCGCCCAAGCGCAAGCGTGGCTTCCGTCAGGAGACCATCGTCTCGCAGGCCGACACGAACGTGATCAAGAAGGGCCTCGGGATAGGCTAG
- a CDS encoding translation initiation factor IF-3 — protein MINVGPSRDRTHGGELPISSSSTEPRINERIRVPRCRLIGVDGSQLGIFAMQDAQRIAEDQDLDLVEIAPLADPPVCRIMDYGKFKYEQIQKEKLARKHQTKIEIKEIKFRPKIDKHDYETKKKHVVRFLDSGAKVKITIMFRGREMSHPELGLNILEKLAADLGETAIVETSPKLEGRNMHMLLTPARKKEGKEGATDTDIDAGDDSSPADEN, from the coding sequence GTGATCAACGTAGGCCCTAGCAGGGACCGGACACACGGAGGTGAGCTGCCTATCAGCAGCAGCAGCACGGAACCAAGGATCAACGAACGCATCCGTGTGCCGCGATGCCGTCTCATCGGCGTCGATGGCAGTCAGCTTGGCATCTTCGCTATGCAGGACGCTCAGCGCATCGCCGAGGATCAGGACCTGGACCTCGTCGAGATCGCGCCGCTGGCCGATCCCCCGGTCTGCCGCATCATGGACTACGGCAAGTTTAAGTACGAGCAGATCCAGAAGGAGAAGCTCGCACGAAAGCACCAGACAAAGATCGAGATCAAGGAAATCAAGTTTCGCCCCAAGATTGACAAGCACGACTACGAGACCAAGAAGAAGCACGTGGTGCGATTCCTGGATTCGGGCGCCAAGGTCAAGATCACGATCATGTTCCGTGGTCGAGAGATGTCGCATCCCGAACTCGGTCTTAACATTCTTGAGAAACTCGCAGCCGATCTCGGCGAGACGGCCATTGTGGAAACTTCCCCCAAGCTGGAGGGGCGCAACATGCACATGCTCCTTACTCCGGCTCGGAAAAAGGAAGGCAAGGAAGGCGCGACCGACACCGATATCGACGCAGGGGACGATTCGTCTCCGGCTGACGAGAATTAG
- a CDS encoding bifunctional folylpolyglutamate synthase/dihydrofolate synthase produces MTYDEVQAALKGAAIFGVNPSLEGVTELVDELGRPQDSFASVQITGTNGKTSTSRITAALLRAEGFRVGLYTSPELQRNPDRIEIDGAVVSDADFALAIEAAVRAAERLRGEGVIGTAAGFTQFELLTAGALWLFRERSVDFAVLEVGMGGRWDATSVASPSVAVITGVGLDHTAILGDTLEAIAAEKAAIIRPASSPVLGPGVVGLDAIFLERAESVDTHARAVRAVGEPTPVSETLTVRYRLAARPDRPGGSVVVDVTGVHGAYGALALRGASYQAANIAVAVGAAEAALGRALSADRAREALGRLAIPGRFELVRENPPIVVDGSHNPQAASVLADAVREAFPDARPAVLLGILADKDAEGIVRALAPVASRIVVTQSRSPRAMSADALAELVERVTGEAPEGVFSSVAQALAALISLTPEGLLVTGSITTAGEARGLLLDDSTTLSR; encoded by the coding sequence ATGACGTACGACGAAGTGCAGGCGGCGCTCAAAGGGGCCGCCATCTTCGGCGTGAATCCGTCGCTTGAAGGCGTTACGGAGCTGGTCGACGAGCTTGGCAGGCCGCAAGACAGCTTCGCCTCCGTGCAGATCACGGGCACCAACGGCAAGACGTCGACGTCGCGGATCACCGCAGCGCTGCTTCGCGCCGAGGGCTTCCGGGTCGGGCTCTACACGAGCCCTGAGCTTCAGCGCAACCCCGACCGCATCGAGATCGACGGCGCGGTGGTTTCCGATGCCGATTTCGCGCTCGCGATCGAGGCCGCCGTCCGCGCCGCGGAGCGCCTGCGCGGCGAAGGTGTTATCGGAACTGCGGCCGGCTTCACGCAGTTCGAGCTCCTGACCGCCGGCGCGCTGTGGCTCTTCCGCGAGCGCTCGGTCGACTTCGCGGTGCTCGAAGTGGGGATGGGCGGGCGCTGGGACGCCACGAGCGTCGCGTCTCCCAGCGTGGCCGTCATCACCGGTGTCGGTCTCGATCACACCGCAATCCTCGGCGATACGCTCGAAGCCATCGCCGCCGAGAAGGCCGCGATCATCAGGCCCGCGTCGAGCCCCGTGCTGGGCCCCGGTGTCGTCGGCCTGGATGCGATCTTCCTAGAGCGCGCCGAGAGCGTGGACACGCACGCACGGGCGGTGCGCGCGGTGGGTGAGCCCACGCCGGTGTCCGAGACGCTCACCGTGCGCTACCGGCTCGCCGCGCGTCCTGACCGCCCGGGCGGCAGCGTCGTGGTGGATGTCACTGGCGTCCACGGCGCGTACGGCGCCTTGGCGCTGCGCGGTGCGAGCTACCAAGCCGCCAACATCGCCGTGGCTGTCGGAGCCGCCGAGGCCGCGCTTGGGCGCGCGCTATCGGCCGATCGCGCGCGGGAAGCCCTCGGCAGGCTGGCGATCCCCGGCCGCTTCGAGCTGGTCCGCGAGAACCCGCCCATCGTCGTCGACGGCTCGCACAACCCGCAGGCCGCATCCGTTCTCGCCGACGCCGTTCGCGAGGCGTTCCCCGATGCGCGGCCGGCCGTCCTTCTCGGCATCCTCGCCGACAAGGACGCCGAGGGCATCGTTCGCGCGCTCGCGCCGGTGGCCTCCCGCATCGTCGTCACGCAGTCGCGATCCCCTCGAGCGATGTCCGCCGATGCGCTGGCCGAATTGGTCGAGCGAGTAACGGGGGAGGCGCCCGAAGGCGTGTTCTCAAGCGTGGCCCAGGCGCTGGCCGCCTTGATTTCCCTCACGCCGGAAGGCCTCCTCGTGACGGGAAGCATCACGACCGCCGGTGAAGCGCGCGGGTTGCTGCTCGACGATTCGACAACACTCAGCCGCTGA
- the pheS gene encoding phenylalanine--tRNA ligase subunit alpha: MGITDDLMRLKEEGVSAASAAADLETLDATRVELLGKKGSLTAVLRGLGTLPLEERPLAGKVANEVRVALEGAIEARHADLSAAQLEARILAGAVDVTLPGRGRPIGSRHLIEQITAEVIDVLLGLGYKIAEGPEVELDYYNFTALNTPPDHPARSLQDTFYVRDLSGDKAAVESESDVLLRTQTSPVQVRVMESQEPPIYILAPGRVYRRDIADPSHLPQFNQIEGLVVDKGITFGDLKGTLDHICKAIFGPDRRTRFRPHFFPFTEPSAEVDVSCGICEGAGCRFCKGTGWLEILGCGMVDPNVFAYVGIDPEVYTGFAFGMGVERIAALKYNIPDLRLLLEGDMRFLRQF, from the coding sequence ATGGGCATCACCGACGATTTGATGCGCCTCAAGGAAGAAGGGGTCTCGGCCGCCTCGGCCGCCGCCGATCTCGAAACGCTCGACGCCACGCGGGTCGAACTCCTCGGCAAAAAGGGATCGCTCACGGCCGTCCTTCGCGGACTGGGGACGCTGCCTTTGGAGGAGCGCCCGCTTGCGGGCAAGGTCGCCAATGAAGTACGCGTGGCGCTGGAGGGTGCGATTGAGGCTCGGCACGCCGATCTTTCCGCAGCTCAACTCGAAGCCCGCATTCTTGCAGGCGCAGTCGACGTGACACTTCCCGGGCGGGGGAGACCCATCGGCAGCCGTCACTTGATCGAGCAGATCACCGCCGAGGTGATCGATGTGCTCCTCGGGCTGGGCTACAAGATTGCCGAAGGCCCCGAAGTCGAACTCGACTACTACAACTTCACCGCACTCAACACGCCGCCCGACCACCCGGCTCGCAGCCTGCAGGACACGTTCTATGTGCGCGACCTGTCGGGCGATAAGGCCGCAGTTGAGAGCGAGAGCGACGTACTGCTGCGCACGCAGACCAGCCCGGTGCAGGTTCGTGTCATGGAAAGCCAAGAGCCCCCGATCTATATTCTCGCGCCGGGACGGGTGTATCGCCGAGACATTGCAGACCCCAGTCACCTGCCGCAATTCAATCAGATTGAGGGCCTCGTGGTGGACAAGGGCATCACATTTGGCGATCTCAAGGGCACGCTTGACCACATCTGCAAGGCGATCTTCGGCCCGGACAGGCGCACGCGTTTTCGCCCGCACTTCTTCCCGTTCACCGAGCCTTCGGCCGAGGTGGACGTCTCATGCGGAATCTGTGAAGGCGCGGGGTGCCGTTTCTGCAAAGGAACCGGCTGGCTTGAGATTCTCGGGTGCGGCATGGTCGACCCGAACGTCTTTGCGTATGTGGGCATCGACCCGGAGGTCTACACCGGGTTTGCTTTCGGCATGGGTGTCGAGCGTATCGCGGCACTCAAGTACAACATTCCGGACCTGCGCTTGCTGCTGGAAGGCGACATGCGCTTTCTGCGCCAGTTCTAA
- the rplT gene encoding 50S ribosomal protein L20 — MPRVKRSMTAKKKRRTVLGRAQGYYGNKSRSYRAAKEQTQHSMQYAYRDRRNKKREIRRLWITRINAAARINGLSYSVFMNGLKKAAITLDRKVLSDMAITDAASFAKLVELAKQAHAA, encoded by the coding sequence ATGCCACGCGTAAAACGCTCAATGACGGCCAAGAAGAAGCGCCGCACAGTTCTTGGCCGCGCACAGGGTTACTACGGAAACAAGAGTCGCAGTTACCGCGCTGCCAAAGAGCAGACTCAGCACTCAATGCAATACGCCTATCGTGACCGCCGCAACAAGAAGCGTGAGATCCGGCGCCTGTGGATCACCCGCATCAATGCCGCGGCCCGCATCAACGGGCTGTCGTACTCGGTGTTCATGAACGGGCTCAAGAAGGCCGCGATCACTCTTGACCGCAAGGTCCTCTCGGACATGGCGATCACGGATGCGGCTTCGTTTGCCAAGCTGGTGGAGTTGGCCAAGCAGGCGCACGCAGCCTAG
- the thrS gene encoding threonine--tRNA ligase has product MTVGLPDGTLKVIPEGSTVFGLAETIGPRLAASALAGKVNGKLVDVGEVLGEGDSVEIITSKSPEALHILRHSAAHVMAEAVKDLFPMAQFGIGPAIEDGFYYDFEIGRPFTPEDLTAIEERMSQIVAEELPFKRTELDRLEAWDEFEQQDLKRELISELPEGETISIYRQGNFTDLCRGPHLPNTGFIGAFKLTKIAGAYWRGDSKRPMLQRIYGTAWFTQKDLEAYLTRIEEAEKRDHRKLGKELDLFSFHEVAGAGLPIYHPKGARVLRLMQEWLRGVLYERGYEEAITPHIYKTDVWKISGHYDFYGENMYFFNIDEGEGKTNEYAVKPMNCPGHVLIFANDVRSYRDLPMRISEFGTVYRHELSGVVHGLMRARGFTQDDAHIFCTAEQVHDEVIGMLDFVDYVMGVFGFEYSAEVSTRPEKSIGEDADWAIATDALIETLKERGIDFEINEGDGAFYGPKIDIKLKDAIGRTWQCSTIQVDFNFPARFGLTYRTAENTEATPFMLHRTILGSMERFFGILIEHYAGAFPTWLAPIQAVLIPISDRHLEHTESVSKRLRTLGLRTEVYSANEPMRVKIAKAQQQKVPYMLVIGDKEVETDTVSVRERTHGDTGAMGVSAFAEMVLAEKP; this is encoded by the coding sequence ATCACCGTAGGGCTTCCGGACGGCACTCTGAAGGTAATCCCCGAAGGGTCGACGGTTTTCGGACTCGCGGAGACGATCGGCCCGCGTTTGGCAGCCTCCGCTCTTGCAGGCAAGGTCAACGGCAAGCTCGTGGACGTCGGCGAGGTTCTCGGCGAAGGCGACTCTGTGGAGATCATCACGAGTAAGAGCCCCGAAGCACTCCACATTCTGCGCCACTCGGCTGCGCACGTGATGGCCGAGGCGGTCAAGGACCTCTTTCCGATGGCGCAGTTCGGTATCGGCCCCGCGATTGAGGACGGTTTCTACTACGACTTCGAGATCGGCCGCCCGTTCACGCCGGAAGACCTGACGGCGATCGAGGAGCGCATGAGCCAGATAGTCGCCGAGGAGTTGCCGTTCAAGCGCACCGAGCTTGACAGGCTCGAGGCGTGGGACGAGTTCGAACAGCAGGACCTCAAGCGCGAGCTCATCTCCGAGCTTCCTGAGGGCGAGACGATCTCGATCTACCGCCAAGGCAACTTCACCGACCTGTGTCGCGGACCGCATCTGCCCAACACCGGTTTCATCGGTGCGTTCAAGCTGACCAAGATCGCCGGGGCCTACTGGCGCGGCGACTCGAAGCGTCCGATGCTTCAGCGCATCTACGGCACCGCATGGTTCACGCAGAAGGACCTGGAGGCCTACCTCACCCGCATCGAGGAGGCCGAGAAGCGCGACCACCGCAAGTTGGGCAAGGAACTCGATCTCTTCAGCTTCCACGAGGTCGCGGGCGCGGGCCTGCCGATCTACCACCCCAAGGGTGCGCGCGTGCTGCGGCTCATGCAGGAGTGGCTGCGCGGTGTGCTCTACGAGCGCGGCTACGAAGAGGCCATCACGCCACATATCTACAAGACCGACGTGTGGAAGATCAGTGGGCACTACGACTTCTACGGCGAGAACATGTACTTCTTCAACATCGACGAAGGGGAGGGCAAGACCAACGAGTATGCGGTCAAGCCCATGAACTGCCCCGGCCACGTCCTGATCTTCGCAAACGATGTGCGCAGCTACCGCGATCTGCCGATGCGCATCAGCGAGTTTGGCACCGTGTACCGTCATGAGCTTTCCGGTGTCGTACACGGCCTCATGCGTGCTCGTGGCTTCACTCAGGACGACGCCCACATCTTCTGCACGGCCGAGCAAGTCCACGACGAGGTCATCGGCATGCTCGACTTCGTCGACTACGTCATGGGCGTCTTCGGTTTCGAGTACTCGGCGGAGGTCTCCACGCGCCCCGAGAAGTCGATCGGTGAGGATGCGGACTGGGCGATTGCGACGGATGCGCTCATCGAAACGCTCAAGGAGCGTGGTATCGACTTCGAGATCAACGAGGGCGACGGGGCGTTTTACGGCCCCAAGATCGACATCAAGCTCAAAGATGCGATCGGTCGTACGTGGCAGTGCTCAACGATCCAGGTCGATTTCAACTTCCCGGCCAGATTTGGCCTCACGTACCGCACCGCCGAGAACACCGAGGCGACGCCGTTCATGCTGCACCGCACGATCCTGGGCAGCATGGAGCGCTTCTTCGGCATCCTGATCGAGCACTACGCCGGGGCGTTCCCGACGTGGCTTGCGCCTATCCAGGCGGTACTCATCCCGATTTCGGATCGCCATCTGGAACACACGGAGTCCGTCTCCAAGCGCCTGCGCACGTTAGGCCTGCGCACCGAGGTCTACTCGGCAAACGAGCCGATGCGCGTCAAGATCGCGAAGGCACAGCAGCAGAAGGTTCCCTACATGCTGGTGATCGGCGACAAGGAAGTCGAGACGGATACCGTATCCGTGCGCGAGCGTACGCACGGGGACACCGGCGCCATGGGCGTCTCGGCGTTCGCAGAGATGGTTCTTGCCGAGAAGCCGTAG
- a CDS encoding zinc ribbon domain-containing protein has protein sequence MTELLAPILTSPAFKLAEQLIALFAIVLYAATIFWTFRDANRRGAMGWFWALVIAVSIVFFPIALVFYIVVRPPETLEDTRERELEILARETELRRDHQTCSRCQSFVQEDYIVCPKCMATLRKPCTSCGHALELEWNVCPYCATKQ, from the coding sequence ATGACTGAATTGCTTGCACCGATCCTCACGAGCCCCGCTTTCAAGCTGGCCGAACAGCTTATCGCACTCTTCGCGATAGTCCTCTATGCGGCGACCATATTCTGGACGTTTCGCGACGCTAACCGCCGAGGCGCCATGGGCTGGTTCTGGGCGCTCGTGATCGCCGTTTCGATCGTGTTCTTCCCGATCGCCCTTGTGTTCTATATCGTGGTTCGCCCGCCTGAGACTCTTGAGGACACCCGCGAGCGCGAGCTGGAGATCTTGGCACGCGAGACGGAGTTGCGGCGCGACCACCAGACGTGTTCCAGATGTCAGAGTTTCGTTCAGGAAGACTACATCGTGTGCCCCAAGTGCATGGCTACACTTCGCAAGCCCTGCACCAGCTGCGGTCATGCGCTCGAGTTGGAATGGAATGTCTGCCCCTACTGTGCTACTAAGCAATAG